Proteins co-encoded in one Chroicocephalus ridibundus chromosome 6, bChrRid1.1, whole genome shotgun sequence genomic window:
- the BCHE gene encoding cholinesterase, which yields MIWANGTSLYTRFLMWLLLLYMFIRKVVPEDNIITTKKGRVRGTNLQVLGGTVTAFLGIPFGQPPVGRLRFQKPEPREKWSEVWDATKHANSCYQLIDTTYPGFPGSEMWNPKTNLSEDCLYLNVWVPSPKPKNATVMVWIYGGGFETGSTSLPVYDGKFLARVERVIVVSMNYRTGALGFLALPGNQEAPGNAGLFDQRLALQWVQENIAAFGGNPKSVTIFGESAGSASVSYHILSPKSHPLFTRAILQSGSANAPWAAVSASEARNRTVALAKQLQCPTGNETELILCLQDKDPQDILENEIFVGTYDPLLRVYFCPTVDGDFLSDMPETLIQNGLFKQTQILVGVNKDEGSAFLAYGVPGFSKDGDGLINKTEFETALTLSFPEASQLAIEAIIFQYTDWENEQKPEYYRDAMDDVIGDYNIICPAMEFTKKFAQLGHNAFFYFFEHRSSKLPWPEWMGVMHGYEIEFVFGLPLERRVNYTKAEEILSRSMLRYWASFAKTGTPNGTLVNGTRWPVFTSTEQKYLTLNTDTSEILTKLRAQQCRFWNIFFPKVLEMTGNIDEAEREWKAGFHRWNNYMSDWKNQFNDYTSKKERCAGSN from the exons ATGATTTGGGCAAATGGTACAAGTCTCTATACCAGATTTCTTATGTGGCTGCTTCTCCTGTATATGTTCATCAGGAAGGTAGTGCCTGAAGATAACATCATTACAACCAAGAAAGGCAGAGTCAGAGGGACAAATCTGCAGGTACTGGGGGGAACTGTGACGGCCTTCCTTGGAATACCTTTTGGACAGCCACCCGTTGGTAGACTGAGATTTCAAAAACCAGAACCTCGTGAGAAGTGGTCAGAGGTTTGGGATGCCACAAAACATGCAAACTCTTGTTACCAGCTTATAGATACAACTTACCCAGGATTTCCTGGATCAGAGATGTGGAATCCAAAAACTAATCTAAGTGAAGACTGCTTATACCTTAACGTATGGGTTCCTTCTCCCAAACCCAAGAATGCAACTGTCATGGTGTGGATATATGGTGGTGGCTTTGAGACTGGGTCGACTTCCCTACCAGTCTATGATGGCAAGTTTCTGGCCAGGGTAGAAAGAGTCATTGTAGTTTCCATGAACTACAGGACTGGTGCCTTAGGATTTTTGGCTTTGCCAGGAAACCAGGAAGCTCCTGGAAATGCAGGTTTATTTGATCAAAGATTGGCACTTCAGTGGGTCCAGGAGAACATAGCAGCATTTGGAGGCAATCCAAAAAGTGTGACTATATTTGGAGAGAGCGCTGGCTCGGCTTCTGTCAGCTACCATATCCTTTCTCCTAAAAGCCATCCTTTATTCACAAGAGCCATCTTGCAAAGTGGATCTGCAAATGCCCCTTGGGCTGCAGTATCAGCATCTGAAGCCAGAAACAGAACAGTGGCTTTAGCTAAACAACTCCAGTGTCCCACCGGCAATGAGACAGAGCTAATTCTCTGCCTCCAAGACAAGGACCCACAGGACATACTGGAGAATGAAATTTTTGTTGGAACGTATGACCCTCTTTTACGAGTATATTTTTGTCCGACTGTGGATGGCGATTTTCTCTCAGACATGCCAGAAACGTTGATTCAGAATGGCCTTTTCAAACAAACACAGATCTTAGTTGGTGTTAATAAAGATGAAGGATCAGCATTTCTAGCATATGGAGTCCCTGGCTTCAGCAAGGATGGGGATGGCTTGatcaataaaacagaatttgaaacaGCTTTAACTCTGTCCTTCCCAGAAGCAAGCCAACTTGCAATAGAAGCGATCATTTTTCAATACACAGATTGGGAAAATGAGCAAAAGCCAGAATATTACCGTGATGCCATGGATGATGTTATTGGTGACTACAATATCATATGTCCTGCAATGGAATTCACCAAAAAATTTGCACAACTAGGACACAACGcgttcttttatttctttgaacaTCGATCCTCAAAGCTCCCTTGGCCCGAGTGGATGGGAGTAATGCATGGTTATGAGATTGAGTTTGTGTTCGGATTGCCCCTAGAAAGAAGAGTGAATTACACCAAAGCTGAAGAAATCTTAAGCCGGTCCATGTTGAGATACTGGGCAAGTTTTGCGAAAACTGG AACTCCAAATGGGACGCTGGTTAATGGAACAAGATGGCCAGTCTTCACCAGTactgaacaaaaatatttgacattAAATACCGACACTTCAGAGATACTGACAAAGTTACGTGCTCAGCAGTGTCgattctggaatattttttttcccaaagtccTGGAAATGACag GAAATATTGATGAAGCAGAACGAGAGTGGAAAGCAGGATTCCATCGCTGGAACAATTACATGTCAGACTGGAAAAATCAATTTAATGATTACACTAGCAAGAAGGAGAGATGTGCAGGCTCTAATTAA